Within the Longimicrobium sp. genome, the region CGAACGCCGTGCCCGCGATGGCGACGACGATGGCGGTGAGGCGGGTGAGGGCGGGCATCGAAGGCAACGCGAAAAGAGGGGTCGCGCCGCGAGCTACCGCGGCGCGGGAGTATGAAGCGGTGCTCCCGGCGGCTCGGTCGGGTGGGCATCCCGGGAGGCGATACCGCGGGGCAAACGCATGTCGGAGAAGGTGCGTCGGAGAGGTGCCGGAGGACAAGGAAAATAGAAATTCGTTCGCTCCGGCCGGTTCGCTCCAGTGCGCGCATCGTCCGAAGCGGTGCGGGACGTCGCATTGCGGCAGTGACCGAGGCGGCTTGCAATTCGGACGGAATGTCACGTCCGCGCCAGCGTCTCCAAGTGGGAGGGCATGGCGTCGGGATGTTGACGCATCATCTTTCCCGCCGGTAAGATGGAGCGCCGGTTCAGGCGGGGGTCCGCGGAGCCCCCCGTCCGGGCAAATGTTCCCTGCCGCCGTGTCCATCTGCCGTGCCGTTTTCGCCGAAACGGTCCCGGCGGCCGTGCATCGCGGCGGGGCCTCATCCCCGCGGGCCCGCGTGGCCCGCGCCCACACCCCAGCGGGAGATCCCACGCCATGAAGCGAGCCCCGATCCTGCGCCGCTGCGCCTTCGCGCTCGGAGTCCTCGGCAGCCTCACCTTCGGCGCCGCGCAGGCGTTCGGCTCCGCGCCGACGCCCCGCGACGCCAGCCGCCCGTGGTGCGACCCCGTGCAGTGCAACGTGAAGTGCGGCGGCTACGGCATCTGCCAGAACAACGTCTGCCTCTGCTACTGAAGCCGGGGATCGGCTGACGGCCGCGACGCGCATCGTGGCCGCCGGTTCGGCGGAGCCGCGTGAAAGTCTCGCGGCTCCGCCGATTTTCACCGCCTCCGCTCCGCTTTACCGACCTGCGAAGCGCATCGAGTTGACGGGAGCGCGGCGGGCGCCATCTTAAGCGTCCATCCACCCCACCGCGTTCCGCGCCACCGCCAACCGCCGTGCTTCCTTGAGCCAGCAGACCCCCGTCGCCGCGACGGTGCACGCGGCGCACACCCCGGCCGCCGCCCCGCCGCCGCGCGCGGCGCACCGCTGGGTGCTCGTCGTCTTCACCGCGTCCATCTTCACCAGCGCCTTCCTGCTCTTCCTGGTGCAGCCCATGTTCAGCCGCTTCGTGCTGCCGCTGCTGGGCGGCACGCCGGCGGTGTGGAACACCTGCATGCTCTTCTTCCAGGCGGCGCTGCTGGGCGGCTACCTGTACGCCCACGTGGGCGCGCAGAAGCTGGGCGTGCGGCGGCAGGCGGCGGTGCACGTGGTGCTGCTGGCGGTGGCCGCGCTGCTGCTGCCCATCAGCGTGGCGGGCGCGGCGCCGCGCGGCGGGCAGGAGCCCATCGCCTGGCTCCTGCTGCTGATGCTCACTACCGTCGGCCTCCCGTTCCTCGTCCTCTCGGCGACGGGGCCCATGCTGCAGAAGTGGTTCGCGGAGACGGGGCACCCCCGTGCCGCCAACCCCTACTGGCTGTACGCCGCCAGCAACCTGGGAAGCATGCTGGCGCTGCTGGGCTATCCCTTCCTGATGGAGCCGCGGCTGCGCCTGATGGAGCAGAGCCGCGCCTGGGCGGTGGGCTACGGCGTGCTGGCCGTGCTCGTCGTCCTCTCCGCGGTCGCGCTCTGGCGCCTTTCCCCCGCGGCGGACCCGGCGTCGACGGTGCCGGCTGGCGCAGGCGCATCCATCGACGCGGCCGCGACGACACCAGTGGCGGCGCGCGAGCGGCTGATCTGGATCGGGCTGGCGGCCATTCCGTCGTCGCTGCTGCTGAGCGTCACCACCTTCATCACCACCGACGTGGCGCCGGTGCCGCTGCTGTGGGTGGTGCCGCTCGCCATCTACCTGCTCAGCTTCACCCTGGCCTTCGCCGCGCGGCCGCCGCTGAAGCACAAATGGATGCTGGCCGCGGAGCCGTTCTTCATCGCCGCGGTGTCGCTGCTGCTGATGTACGGCTTCACGCGCCGGCCCATGCAGGTCATCCCCATGCACCTGCTGGCGCTGTTCGTCGTCGCCATGGTCTGCCACGGCGAGCTGGCGCGCCGCCGCCCCTCCGTCTCCCATCTCACCGAGTTCTATCTCTGGATCGCCGTCGGCGGGGTGCTGGGCGGGATCTTCAACGTGCTGGTGGCGCCGCTCGTCTTCACGCGGACGTGGGAATATCCCGTGGTGCTCACGCTGGCGTGCCTGGCGCGCCCGTGGCCCACCGCGCCGCGCACGAACCGGCAGATGCTGATGAACCTGCTGCGCACCGCGGCGTTCGTCTTCGCCCTCCTTCTGGTGTCGCGGCAGGACGTGCCGGGGATCCCGCCCGGGCTGCAGCTCCCGCTGGCCGCGGCGGTGATGGCGCTGGTGTCGGCCGGGCTGGGGCGCGCGCCGCTCTGGCTGGCGCTCTGCATCGGCACCTCGCTGGTCATCCGCACCGCGTTCGTGCTGAAGAGCGAGCCCACGCTGCTGGCGCACCGCTCGTTCTACGGCCGCTTCGCCGTGCTGAACGCGCCGGAGATGGGCGGCTTCCACACGCTCTACCACGGCAGCACGCTGCACGGCGCGCAGAGCATGGACCCGGCGCGCCGCCGCGAGCCGCTGACCTACTACGCGCGCGGCGGGCCGCTCGGGCAGCTCTTCGCCGCGAAGGCGCCGGAGGACGGGCGGCGGCGCGTGGCCGTTGTGGGGCTGGGGACGGGGACGCTGGCCGCCTACAGCAACGCCGGCGAGGACTGGACCTTCTACGAGATCGATCCGGGGATCCTGAAGATGGCCAGCGACCGGCGCTACTTCACCTATCTCTCCGATTCTCCGGCGCGGATGCGGGTGGTGCTGGGCGATGCGCGGCT harbors:
- a CDS encoding fused MFS/spermidine synthase, translated to MSQQTPVAATVHAAHTPAAAPPPRAAHRWVLVVFTASIFTSAFLLFLVQPMFSRFVLPLLGGTPAVWNTCMLFFQAALLGGYLYAHVGAQKLGVRRQAAVHVVLLAVAALLLPISVAGAAPRGGQEPIAWLLLLMLTTVGLPFLVLSATGPMLQKWFAETGHPRAANPYWLYAASNLGSMLALLGYPFLMEPRLRLMEQSRAWAVGYGVLAVLVVLSAVALWRLSPAADPASTVPAGAGASIDAAATTPVAARERLIWIGLAAIPSSLLLSVTTFITTDVAPVPLLWVVPLAIYLLSFTLAFAARPPLKHKWMLAAEPFFIAAVSLLLMYGFTRRPMQVIPMHLLALFVVAMVCHGELARRRPSVSHLTEFYLWIAVGGVLGGIFNVLVAPLVFTRTWEYPVVLTLACLARPWPTAPRTNRQMLMNLLRTAAFVFALLLVSRQDVPGIPPGLQLPLAAAVMALVSAGLGRAPLWLALCIGTSLVIRTAFVLKSEPTLLAHRSFYGRFAVLNAPEMGGFHTLYHGSTLHGAQSMDPARRREPLTYYARGGPLGQLFAAKAPEDGRRRVAVVGLGTGTLAAYSNAGEDWTFYEIDPGILKMASDRRYFTYLSDSPARMRVVLGDARLSMAHAPPHGYDMILVDAFNSDAIPVHLLTREALGVYLDKLAPGGIIMLHLSNRYLELESVVAALAKDRGVAARIGETNLRGFYISASSWAGVARSDADFGVLRTEWRPAVNRRHVAPWTDDFSSILSVWGK